A window of Brettanomyces nanus chromosome 2, complete sequence contains these coding sequences:
- a CDS encoding uncharacterized protein (EggNog:ENOG41), with the protein MPRNSGQMDTQYVLSRAASYDEFDERSAAETICSWGKKNGGLDGYVRLEVGFEVVICDFHEKLHLVSNVTLTNVTNTLHFPPEHFDNVSIVTDPLNIRRSSVIDGLEARAGFDFLQAGARVYDGDARILLDFSKFVTPIGKTYIDPDPYKRRIYNMSTDLKESLIGEVSDALSTPNNHNPYLTTDWRRATESIEKKFGPLLLSLNNSFTLYESHKDHGVLGSNLTTYSFNFIRRYLSEPVYDLTPSSRKMAIWDYAHPYQPLSTNQELLIFSAIAVVQTRIVDTMNSIFQLGRSLLTVYQGGDVAFENVEQLIMSNKKRVKNLLNELNWPVIYGCRKTCNADEICFVPTWGPSPLGWGGQGTGFYEGVDGVTRVGRDFTCVSYRTLL; encoded by the exons ATGCCA AGGAACTCGGGTCAGATGGACACTCAGTACGTGCTCTCAAGAGCGGCATCGTACgatgagtttgatgagAGAAGTGCTGCCGAGACAATCTGCAGCTGGGGGAAGAAAAATGGTGGCTTGGACGGTTATGTACGTTTAGAGGTTGGATTTGAGGTGGTTATATGCGATTTTCACGAAAAGCTTCACCTTGTTTCTAATGTTACCTTGACGAACGTAACAAACACACTCCATTTTCCCCCAGAGCATTTTGACAACGTTTCTATTGTGACAGATCCGCTTAATATTCGTAGATCTTCTGTTATCGATGGTCTTGAGGCAAGAGCTGGATTCGATTTTTTGCAGGCTGGAGCCCGAGTTTACGATGGAGATGCTAGAATTTTACTTGACTTTTCGAAGTTTGTGACCCCGATTGGGAAGACTTATATCGATCCGGATCCATACAAACGTAGGATATACAATATGTCGActgatttgaaggagagtTTGATAGGAGAGGTTTCCGATGCTCTTTCCACGCCGAATAATCATAATCCCTATTTGACGACAGATTGGAGGCGGGCCACTGAGagtattgagaagaaatttGGCCCGTTGCTCCTGAGCTTGAATAATAGTTTTACGCTATACGAGAGTCATAAGGATCACGGTGTCTTAGGCTCTAATCTTACCACCTATAGCTTTAACTTTATTAGGCGTTATCTCAGCGAGCCTGTTTATGACCTTACCCCGTCTTCCAGAAAGATGGCCATCTGGGATTATGCGCATCCTTACCAGCCACTGAGCACTAACCAAGAACTTCTGATTTTTAGTGCCATTGCCGTCGTTCAAACGAGAATAGTGGACACGATGAATTCCATTTTCCAACTTGGAAGGTCTCTTCTTACTGTTTACCAAGGAGGGGACGTTGCCTTTGAGAATGTAGAGCAGCTCATTATGagcaataagaagagagtgaaaaatctaCTCAACGAACTAAATTGGCCGGTGATTTACGGTTGCCGAAAGACATGCAATGCAGACGAAATATGCTTTGTGCCGACTTGGGGGCCTTCGCCTTTGGGTTGGGGTGGACAGGGTACTGGATTTTATGAAGGAGTAGATGGGGTTACGAGGGTCGGTAGAGATTTCACCTGCGTTAGCTATCGGACACTTCTTTGA
- a CDS encoding uncharacterized protein (CAZy:GH3) — protein MSQLTTEEKVSLISAVDFWHTAKIERLGIPSIRVSDGPNGIRGTKFFRGVPSACFPNGTCLASTFDAKLMEIAGELMAREADHKGAQVILGPTTNIQRGPLGGRGFESFSEDPYLSGISTASVVGGIQKTGKVAATVKHFVCNDLEHERFSSNSVVSERALREIYLEPFRLAVKFADPKCIMTSYNKVNGTHCSENYKLTQKILRGEWKWNGMIMSDWYGTYSSVEAIQHGIDIEFPGPTRFRKWDVIKHLLQSKEGDLREGDIDDRCRHVLDLVKYVVDSKDGASLSTLEDTENNTPETSATLRRIAGEGIVLLKNDKNVLPLSKSKSTVVIGPNAVALNTYSGGGSASLNPYYVVTPLEGIRNKVDKVDFTIGCHSHKSLGGLFEYMTNDLDKSKKGVRARFYPTPVDQRSSVEKPIDEFVINHSFVNLIDYANPAIDPKTRLFYVDLEGDFRPTETADYEFGCQVFGTALVYLNGKLLIDNRAHQTRGTFCFNCGTVEETAVTHLKAGENYKVRIEFGSGITSKIFSDLGAGALQVGVTKVIDAEEEIQHAVSLAKTHDNVILCIGLNSEWESEGYDRNDMTLPRKTNDLVSAVLKANPNTVVVNQSGTPVEMPWLKDCLTLIHAWYGGNELGNAIADVLFGDVVPSGKLSLSWPFKNQDNPAYLNFHTEKGRVLYGEDVFVGYRYYEKLQRQVAFPFGYGLSYTTFKYDDLKVTVNDTTVTASFTVANSGDKYTGKEAIQLYVASLNPSVIRPVKELKAFAKTELKPGESQVIRLSLNLKEACSYFDEYEDKWCLEAGKYQIQVGSSSDDIHLIGDFEVLKTEYFTKL, from the exons ATGTCA CAATTGACGACCGAAGAAAAGGTATCGCTAATCTCTGCTGTCGATTTCTGGCATACTGCCAAGATCGAGAGATTGGGTATTCCTTCTATTCGAGTTAGTGATGGACCAAACGGTATTAGAGGAACCAAATTTTTCAGGGGTGTTCCCTCCGCTTGTTTCCCCAATGGAACATGCTTGGCATCGACTTTTGATGCCAAACTTATGGAGATAGCTGGTGAATTGATGGCACGTGAGGCCGATCATAAAGGAGCCCAGGTGATTTTAGGACCGACCAcaaatattcaaagaggACCTCTTGGAGGTCGTGGCTTTGAAAGTTTCAGTGAAGATCCATACTTGAGTGGTATTTCCACTGCCTCTGTTGTCGGTGGTATTCAAAAGACCGGCAAGGTTGCTGCCACTGTCAAGCATTTTGTCTGTAACGATTTGGAGCATGAGAGGTTTAGTTCCAACAGTGTTGTAAGCGAAAGGGCCTTGAGAGAAATATATTTGGAACCTTTCAGATTGGCTGTAAAGTTCGCCGATCCTAAGTGTATTATGACTAGTTACAACAAGGTTAATGGTACCCACTGTTCGGAAAACTACAAATTGACTcagaagattttgagaggagaatggaaatggaaCGGCATGATTATGAGTGACTGGTATGGTACTTattcttctgttgaagcCATCCAGCACGGAATTGACATTGAATTTCCCGGCCCCACAAGATTTAGAAAATGGGACGTTATCAAGCATTTGCTTCAGTCCAAAGAGGGTGACTTGAGGGAAGGCGACATTGACGACCGTTGTAGACATGTTTTAGATCTAGTCAAATATGTTGTTGATTCCAAAGATGGAGCGTCTCTTAGTactttggaagatacaGAGAACAACACCCCGGAGACGAGTGCAACGCTAAGAAGGATTGCCGGCGAAGGTATAGTTTTGTTAAAGAACGACAAAAATGTGTTGCCATTGTCGAAAAGCAAATCCACCGTTGTTATTGGTCCTAACGCCGTTGCACTAAACACTTATTCTGGTGGAGGTTCTGCCTCTTTGAACCCTTACTACGTGGTAACACCTTTGGAAGGTATCAGGAATAAAGTCGATAAAGTTGACTTTACCATTGGTTGTCACTCTCATAAGTCTTTAGGTGGCCTTTTTGAATACATGACCAACGACCTGGACAAATCTAAAAAGGGTGTTAGAGCTCGTTTTTACCCTACACCTGTTGACCAAAGATCGTCCGTTGAGAAGCCTATAGATGAATTTGTCATTAACCATTCCTTTGTTAATTTGATTGACTATGCCAACCCGGCAATTGATCCTAAGACGAGATTGTTCTACGTAGATCTCGAAGGTGACTTCAGACCAACAGAGACTGCTGACTATGAATTTGGATGTCAAGTGTTTGGTACTGCTCTAGTCTATCTCAACGGAAAGTTGTTGATTGATAACAGAGCCCATCAGACTAGAGGTACTTTTTGTTTTAATTGTGGTACTGTTGAGGAGACTGCCGTTACTCATTTAAAGGCCGGTGAGAATTACAAGGTGAGAATTGAATTTGGCTCCGGCATCACCTCCAAAATCTTTTCCGATCTTGGTGCTGGTGCTTTGCAAGTTGGTGTCACCAAAGTCATTGATgccgaagaagagatccAGCACGCTGTGTCTCTCGCAAAGACTCATGACAATGTTATTCTTTGCATTGGTTTGAACAGTGAATGGGAAAGTGAAGGTTATGATCGTAATGACATGACTTTGCCTAGAAAGACTAACGATTTGGTGTCTGCAGTGCTTAAGGCCAACCCTAACACTGTGGTGGTTAACCAATCAGGAACTCCGGTTGAAATGCCATGGTTGAAAGACTGTCTAACTTTGATTCATGCCTGGTATGGTGGCAACGAGTTGGGTAACGCTATTGCCGATGTCTTATTTGGTGACGTTGTTCCAAGTGGTAAGTTGTCCTTAAGTTGGCCATTCAAGAACCAGGACAATCCTGCCTACTTGAATTTCCACACTGAAAAGGGTCGTGTCTTGTACGGTGAAGACGTCTTTGTTGGTTACAGATACTACGAGAAATTGCAACGCCAAGTTGCATTCCCATTCGGTTATGGTTTGTCTTACACCACTTTCAAGTACGATGATTTAAAGGTCACAGTTAACGATACTACCGTTACTGCATCCTTCACCGTGGCCAATTCTGGTGACAAGTATACTGGTAAGGAGGCCATTCAATTGTATGTTGCATCATTGAATCCATCGGTTATTAGACCTGtcaaggaattgaaggCATTTGCGAAGACGGAATTGAAGCCGGGTGAATCTCAAGTTATTAGGTTGAgcttgaacttgaaggaggCTTGCTCTTACTTTGACGAATACGAAGATAAATGGTGTTTAGAGGCTGGTAAGTACCAGATCCAAGTTGGTAGTAGCAGTGATGACATCCATTTGATTGGGGACTTCGAAGTCCTGAAGACTGAATATTTTACGAAATTATGA
- a CDS encoding uncharacterized protein (CAZy:GH78~EggNog:ENOG41), which yields MESFAQSVLTAGPNKGPWEKYKFSPESRTVYPTKVFATEGVVQQADNLIGNNSNVAYLKGAGAAISLDFGFNTCGLYSVEFGPDSDPEQSVHLAFSETNKFVDKDNSDRSMDFLMVDKTIEVPVSEGVYTCPYAQQRGAFRYLTISTRKPGKVSIRKIYTKMNNMPSLGDNLRNYSGYFYSNDEFANTIWYAGAYTIQLSIIPTRSGRRMDVVTKPTGWSNDVISGFGQEVLVDGARRDRTVWSGDRTISQFTEFITFNSKAAELSTDWILDQQTEEGEFPYACNPIHIYGSDMYHLWTLKSIYDTFMLNDKSMTWLRNAWVQFKKGMERTWKQVDETGVLKIVGPLDWGRTPFVGHPMSINCVLHTTLIDGTKIADILDDPATKKLYAGRAEKLKKSINEFFWDDKVGAFKDSDENDIHSQDGNAIAMLFHVADKNKYASISKYLSTHWTKFGATAPEMQNSISPFISSLELQAHTDALGFATV from the coding sequence ATGGAGTCTTTTGCTCAATCAGTGCTAACCGCCGGACCTAACAAGGGTCCCTGGGAAAAGTACAAGTTTTCTCCGGAGTCGAGAACTGTCTATCCGACCAAGGTGTTTGCAACCGAGGGAGTGGTGCAACAGGCCGATAATTTGATCGGTAACAACTCCAACGTGGCTTATCTCAAAGGTGCAGGAGCTGCAATCTCTTTGGACTTTGGTTTCAACACTTGCGGACTGTACTCTGTCGAGTTCGGCCCGGACTCTGATCCAGAGCAGTCGGTGCATCTTGCATTCTCCGAGACAAATAAATTTGTCGACAAGGATAACAGTGATCGAAGCATGGACTTTTTGATGGTCGACAAGACCATCGAAGTGCCTGTCAGCGAGGGTGTGTACACATGTCCATACGCTCAACAGAGAGGTGCTTTCCGTTATCTCACTatttcaacaagaaagCCAGGAAAAGTTTCTATCAGAAAGATCTACACCAAAATGAACAACATGCCTAGTCTTGGGGACAACCTCAGAAACTACTCCGGCTACTTTTATTCGAATGATGAGTTTGCCAACACCATCTGGTATGCCGGTGCATATACAATTCAGTTGTCCATCATTCCAACCAGAAGTGGTAGAAGAATGGATGTTGTGACTAAGCCTACAGGCTGGAGCAACGATGTGATTTCCGGTTTTGGTCAGGAGGTTTTAGTAGATGGTGCCAGAAGAGACAGAACTGTCTGGTCCGGCGATAGAACAATCTCACAGTTCACTGAGttcatcactttcaacTCTAAGGCTGCCGAACTCTCTACTGACTGGATTTTGGATCAGCAAACTGAAGAGGGTGAATTCCCTTACGCATGTAATCCGATTCACATCTACGGTTCTGATATGTATCATTTGTGGACTTTAAAGTCAATCTATGATACCTTCATGCTAAACGACAAGTCCATGACATGGTTGAGAAATGCATGGGTACAATTCAAGAAGGGTATGGAACGTACCTGGAAGCAGGTGGACGAGACTGGAGtcttgaagattgttgGCCCATTGGATTGGGGTCGCACACCATTTGTTGGCCACCCTATGTCCATCAATTGTGTTCTTCACACCACGTTGATAGACGGTACTAAGATTGCAGACATTTTAGATGACCCTGCAACCAAGAAGTTGTACGCCggaagagcagaaaaatTAAAGAAGAGTATCAACGAGTTCTTCTGGGATGACAAGGTCGGTGCTTTCAAGGATTCCGATGAGAATGACATACACTCACAGGATGGAAACGCCATAGCAATGCTATTCCATGTTGCAGACAAGAACAAGTACGCAAGTATTTCGAAGTACTTGAGCACCCACTGGACTAAGTTCGGTGCCACTGCTCCTGAAATGCAGAACTCCATATCTCCATTTATCTCCTCTTTGGAGCTACAGGCTCACACTGATGCTTTGGGCTTTGCCACTGTCTAA
- a CDS encoding uncharacterized protein (EggNog:ENOG41): MNLSGICPDRSYQAEHLMLTCLSRTYFGISYDLLSFIAGVTDVLMNLQASMTVVSVVPLMVVYNFFYLECFHWTSIGAVIFCWQRVSSVSLRAKTVAIGTIVNYAFQCMWNFVLPYMFNPDEANMGSKINFIFTGFSLMSIFVFYFYQPETAGRSFEDVDEMFAAKIPARKWKNYVTEAMTENKKAYDDMKGVRVEHAENAEDVV, from the exons ATGAACTTGTCAGGAATTTGTCCCGATCGGTCTTACCAG GCTGAGCATTTGATGCTAACTTGTTTGAGTCGTACTTACTTTGGAATCTCATATGATTTGCTCAGTTTCATTGCCGGAGTTACTGACGTACTGATGAACTTGCAGGCTTCGATGACAGTTGTCTCAGTGGTGCCTCTTATGGTCGTGTACAACTTTTTCTATCTTGAATGTTTCCATTGGACTTCGATTGGTGCGGTCATATTTTGCTGGCAGAGGGTTTCATCCGTGAGTTTAAGGGCAAAGACTGTGGCTATCGGTACGATAGTCAACTATGCCTTCCAGTGCATGTGGAACTTTGTTTTGCCATACATGTTCAACCCTGATGAGGCAAATATGGGCTCAAAGATCAACTTTATCTTTACTGGCTTCTCCCTCATGTCTATATTCGTCTTCTACTTTTACCAACCAGAAACTGCTGGTAGATCGTTTGAGGATGTTGACGAGATGTTTGCAGCTAAGATTCCTGCTAgaaagtggaagaactACGTGACTGAAGCGATGACGGAGAACAAAAAAGCGTACGACGATATGAAAGGAGTTAGGGTCGAACATGCAGAAAATGCTGAAGACGTTGTTTAG